A window of the Arenibacter algicola genome harbors these coding sequences:
- the hemC gene encoding hydroxymethylbilane synthase, giving the protein MSKIIRIGTRDSQLALWQAHTVRDQLEALGYKTQIISVKSTGDLLLDKPLYELGITGIFTKTLDIAMINGKVDIAVHSMKDVPTRLPKGIVQSAVLPRANTQDILVYKDLDFLNSKGTIATGSLRRQAQWLNKHPSHKVVDLRGNVNTRLQKLQDNPWNGAIFAKAGLERIEVLPQNHIDLDWMVPAPAQGAMVVVSMENDAFSTEAVHKLNHSATDICTHVEREFLQVLEGGCTAPIGALANIEKDKLHFEGILLSLDGTQKLSIKKSISSQDYTDFGKLCALEILNNGGTEMMKKIKKELA; this is encoded by the coding sequence ATGAGTAAAATAATACGCATTGGTACCCGAGATAGTCAGTTGGCCCTATGGCAAGCACATACTGTTCGGGATCAATTGGAAGCCCTTGGCTATAAGACCCAAATAATTTCTGTTAAATCTACCGGGGACCTGCTTTTGGACAAGCCCTTGTACGAGTTGGGTATCACCGGAATATTTACCAAAACTTTGGATATCGCCATGATCAATGGCAAGGTTGACATTGCGGTGCATTCCATGAAAGATGTACCAACGAGACTACCTAAGGGAATTGTTCAAAGTGCTGTACTACCCAGGGCAAATACCCAAGATATTCTAGTCTATAAAGATTTGGATTTTTTAAACTCCAAGGGCACTATTGCCACTGGAAGCTTGCGAAGACAGGCCCAGTGGTTAAATAAGCACCCTTCCCATAAGGTGGTAGACCTCAGGGGAAACGTTAACACCCGACTTCAAAAACTTCAGGACAATCCTTGGAACGGAGCCATATTTGCCAAGGCAGGTCTGGAGCGCATAGAAGTACTGCCCCAGAACCATATAGACTTGGACTGGATGGTTCCAGCCCCGGCTCAGGGAGCTATGGTTGTAGTTAGTATGGAAAACGATGCGTTTTCAACAGAAGCCGTCCACAAGTTGAACCATTCTGCTACGGATATATGTACCCATGTGGAAAGGGAGTTTCTGCAAGTATTGGAAGGGGGTTGCACCGCACCCATTGGCGCCTTGGCCAACATAGAAAAGGACAAGCTCCATTTTGAAGGTATATTGTTATCCTTGGACGGGACACAGAAATTATCGATCAAAAAATCGATTTCATCCCAAGATTATACCGACTTTGGAAAACTGTGCGCCCTAGAAATATTGAACAATGGTGGTACGGAAATGATGAAGAAGATTAAAAAGGAACTGGCCTAA
- a CDS encoding helix-turn-helix domain-containing protein: protein MEEENIAQGSFEEVLIEDGFYVLKIQNDGIHNQTVTREIDSSFIQFHFCLKGSAKFVFNEGRYALEVNEDNSLLLYNTQVDLPLNLVLNSNSWMVSIIMTIRKFHSLFSKEADYIPFLSADNKDKKYYSQEAVSPAIAVVLSQVMNYNLHPSIKELYIKGKVYELISLYFNKSQDADVEQCPFLVDEDNVKRIRKAKEIIISRMAEPPSLQDLSEEIGLSLKKLKEGFKQIYGDSVYSFLFDYKMEYARKMLESGKHNVNEVGLKVGYSTSSHFIAAFKKKYSTTPKKYLMSLANG from the coding sequence ATGGAGGAAGAAAATATCGCTCAAGGGTCTTTTGAGGAAGTGTTAATTGAAGACGGGTTCTATGTGTTGAAAATTCAGAACGATGGTATTCATAACCAGACGGTTACCCGCGAAATAGACAGTTCTTTTATTCAGTTTCATTTCTGTTTAAAGGGTAGTGCCAAGTTTGTATTCAATGAAGGAAGGTATGCCTTGGAGGTCAATGAAGATAACTCACTATTATTGTACAATACCCAAGTAGATTTACCACTTAACCTTGTTTTAAATTCCAATTCCTGGATGGTCTCCATAATAATGACCATCCGTAAATTCCATTCCTTGTTTTCCAAGGAGGCCGATTATATTCCTTTTTTAAGTGCGGACAATAAGGATAAGAAATATTACTCCCAAGAGGCCGTATCCCCTGCAATCGCCGTAGTGCTGAGCCAGGTTATGAATTATAACCTGCACCCTTCCATTAAAGAACTGTATATAAAAGGAAAGGTTTATGAACTGATATCGCTCTATTTTAATAAAAGTCAGGATGCCGATGTGGAACAGTGTCCATTTTTGGTGGATGAGGACAATGTTAAGCGAATACGGAAGGCCAAGGAAATAATAATTTCTAGAATGGCCGAACCGCCTAGTCTACAGGATCTGTCGGAAGAAATAGGATTAAGTCTCAAGAAGTTGAAGGAAGGCTTTAAGCAAATATATGGCGATTCTGTGTATAGTTTTTTATTTGATTACAAAATGGAATATGCCCGTAAAATGCTGGAATCGGGCAAGCACAATGTTAATGAAGTTGGACTAAAGGTGGGATATAGTACTTCCAGCCACTTTATAGCTGCCTTCAAGAAAAAGTATAGTACCACTCCCAAAAAATACCTGATGTCCTTGGCCAATGGCTAG
- the hemA gene encoding glutamyl-tRNA reductase yields MKDYHISKHNSFYTIGLNYKKADAEVRGKFSLDDNAIDRILEQAKLIGLDGLLVTSTCNRTELHGFAQHPYQLIKLLCDNTHGTVEEFQEVAYVYKNNDSINHLFRMGTGLDSQILGDFEIISQLRQSFNRSKKQDIANPFLERLCNSVIQASKRIKNETDISSGATSVAFASVQYIINNIPDISEKNILLFGTGKIGRNTCENLIKHTKNSHITLINRTKDKAERIAGKFNLVVKNYGDLQTEIRNTDVLIVATGAQSPTISKELIYTKKPLLILDLSIPKNVSDNVTDLENVTVIHLDHLSQMTDDTLEKRKESVPQAEAIIEEVKEEFIKWLETRKFAPVIKALKKKLKTMKDEELDFQSKKLSDFNSVQADIISERIIQKITKQFANHLKDTEIDSDTSLELIQRVFQLELETK; encoded by the coding sequence ATGAAAGATTATCATATTTCTAAACATAATTCATTTTATACCATAGGCCTTAACTACAAAAAGGCCGATGCCGAAGTGCGTGGTAAATTTAGCCTGGATGACAATGCCATTGATCGAATTTTGGAGCAGGCCAAACTGATAGGACTGGACGGTCTCTTGGTAACTTCTACCTGTAACCGTACCGAATTGCATGGTTTTGCCCAGCATCCCTACCAATTAATAAAATTATTGTGCGATAATACACATGGCACCGTAGAGGAGTTCCAGGAAGTGGCCTATGTATATAAAAATAACGACTCCATAAACCATCTATTTAGGATGGGTACAGGATTGGATAGCCAAATTTTAGGCGATTTCGAAATTATTAGTCAGTTACGACAAAGCTTCAATCGTTCAAAAAAGCAGGATATAGCCAACCCATTCTTGGAACGTTTGTGCAATTCCGTAATTCAAGCCAGTAAAAGAATAAAAAACGAAACCGATATTTCTTCTGGCGCCACCTCGGTAGCATTTGCTTCGGTTCAATACATCATAAATAACATTCCTGACATATCCGAAAAAAACATATTGTTATTCGGAACCGGGAAAATAGGCAGAAATACTTGTGAAAATTTAATTAAGCATACCAAAAATTCTCACATCACCCTTATCAACCGTACCAAGGACAAGGCGGAGCGAATAGCCGGCAAATTCAATCTAGTAGTCAAAAATTACGGAGACCTACAGACCGAAATCAGAAATACCGACGTGCTTATCGTAGCCACCGGTGCACAATCGCCCACCATTTCCAAAGAGTTGATCTACACTAAGAAGCCTTTGCTGATCTTGGACCTTTCAATACCAAAAAATGTATCAGACAATGTAACGGATTTGGAGAATGTTACCGTTATACATCTAGATCATTTATCCCAAATGACAGATGATACCTTGGAGAAAAGAAAAGAATCCGTGCCCCAGGCAGAAGCAATTATTGAAGAAGTAAAAGAAGAATTCATAAAATGGTTGGAAACTAGAAAGTTTGCTCCAGTTATTAAGGCGCTTAAGAAAAAATTGAAGACCATGAAGGATGAGGAATTGGATTTCCAAAGCAAAAAGCTTTCAGATTTCAATTCCGTACAGGCCGATATTATCTCTGAACGTATTATTCAGAAAATTACCAAACAGTTTGCCAATCACCTTAAAGATACCGAAATAGATTCCGATACCAGTTTAGAGCTTATACAACGAGTTTTTCAACTAGAATTGGAGACTAAATGA
- a CDS encoding uroporphyrinogen-III synthase, with the protein MSMTILSTKILTSSQKSILTNADIKVEEYDAITIDYLTTPIDPNFKNIIFTSQNTVKAFLQTMGAQNVKKANYSAFCVGEKTKSVLEKNDINVLKMTNYGAELAKILVNQYPNESFLFLCGDKRRNEIPSLLTKHKVTFKEQIVYQNNPNPITFSTDFDGILFFSPSGIESYTAKNNIKNSVAFCIGTTTAFEAQKHVKRIIIAQKPTIESVLEKTVEYSRTNIN; encoded by the coding sequence ATGAGCATGACCATTCTATCCACTAAAATCCTTACCTCCTCCCAAAAATCTATCCTCACCAATGCCGATATCAAAGTTGAAGAATATGATGCTATTACGATTGACTACCTAACGACACCAATAGACCCAAATTTCAAAAATATTATATTCACAAGTCAGAATACCGTTAAGGCCTTTTTACAAACAATGGGCGCGCAAAACGTCAAAAAAGCTAATTATTCAGCATTTTGCGTAGGCGAAAAAACAAAGTCGGTTTTGGAAAAAAATGACATAAATGTCCTGAAAATGACCAATTATGGAGCAGAACTGGCAAAAATTTTAGTAAATCAGTATCCAAATGAATCTTTTTTATTCTTGTGCGGTGACAAACGACGGAATGAAATTCCCTCCTTGCTAACAAAACATAAAGTAACATTTAAGGAACAGATAGTATACCAAAATAATCCAAATCCCATTACCTTTAGCACCGATTTTGATGGTATACTTTTTTTTAGCCCTAGTGGTATAGAAAGCTATACGGCCAAGAATAATATAAAAAATAGCGTTGCTTTTTGCATTGGCACCACCACTGCCTTTGAAGCTCAAAAGCACGTCAAAAGGATTATCATTGCCCAAAAACCAACGATAGAAAGTGTCTTGGAAAAGACCGTAGAATACAGTAGGACTAACATAAATTAA
- a CDS encoding ThuA domain-containing protein, with translation MHLYKCTIALFALVVMIGCGSSKIQEEVTINPNLHNAPVKVPEKIISSNILAKDRVLVFSKTNGFRHKSIEKGVATFVKLGVANNFAVSHTEDSLQFNLENLKKFKLVVFLSTTMDVLGNEQQSAFEKYIQDGGSFMGVHAAADTEYEWPWYNKLVGAYFLSHPKQQTARIDVVDRNHPATKHLADIWTHFDEWYNYKNINPEVNVLMKLDESSYEGGKNGDNHPIAWYHEYDGGRAFYTGLGHTEEAFDDLNFRQHLVGGIEYCLKRD, from the coding sequence ATGCACTTATATAAATGTACTATTGCCTTATTTGCACTAGTAGTTATGATTGGATGCGGTAGCAGCAAAATTCAAGAAGAAGTTACCATAAACCCCAATTTACACAATGCACCGGTAAAAGTACCCGAAAAAATTATCTCCTCCAATATTTTGGCAAAGGACAGGGTATTGGTTTTTAGTAAGACCAATGGGTTTCGCCATAAGTCCATAGAAAAGGGGGTGGCCACTTTCGTAAAATTAGGGGTAGCCAATAATTTTGCAGTATCCCATACCGAGGATTCTCTTCAATTTAATCTTGAAAATCTGAAAAAGTTTAAATTGGTGGTCTTTTTAAGTACTACTATGGATGTATTGGGCAACGAACAACAATCGGCCTTTGAGAAATATATACAAGATGGTGGAAGTTTTATGGGCGTTCATGCTGCGGCAGATACGGAATATGAATGGCCATGGTACAACAAATTAGTGGGGGCCTATTTTTTGAGTCACCCCAAACAACAAACGGCCAGGATAGACGTAGTAGACCGGAACCACCCGGCAACGAAACATTTGGCAGATATCTGGACCCATTTTGATGAATGGTACAATTATAAAAATATTAATCCTGAAGTTAATGTACTCATGAAATTGGATGAAAGCTCTTATGAGGGAGGTAAGAATGGTGATAACCACCCTATTGCTTGGTACCATGAGTATGATGGCGGACGAGCTTTTTATACGGGCTTGGGACATACGGAGGAAGCTTTTGACGATCTTAATTTCCGTCAGCATTTGGTGGGCGGAATCGAATATTGCCTGAAGAGGGATTAA